A region from the Phycisphaerales bacterium genome encodes:
- a CDS encoding ABC transporter permease — MVLQPIENFGRHVRSSIEGFGGLVRFTLAILGGLASVRTWTRGERLSRQLFFVGTMSMPVVGLTGAFIGMILAFEGYLQFASIGQESRLGGVINLSMVKQIGPVLAAVMLAGRVGCALAAELGTMRVTEQLDAMRAMASDPIRVLAVPRFVACVAMIPALSVVSNLCGVLGGYLVTTKFYDADPSAYWRFSAQFINGYDILSGLIKSVFFGGAIGTIACYKGFTCDAGAEGVGRATTEAFVASFIAIIILSLVLAKVLNDIDLMITGGVQSVFN, encoded by the coding sequence ATGGTCCTGCAACCCATCGAGAACTTTGGGCGGCACGTGCGATCCTCGATCGAGGGGTTCGGCGGGTTGGTGCGCTTCACGCTCGCGATCCTCGGGGGGCTGGCGTCGGTGCGGACGTGGACGCGTGGCGAGCGGCTGTCGCGTCAGTTGTTCTTTGTCGGGACGATGTCGATGCCGGTCGTCGGACTGACTGGGGCGTTCATCGGGATGATTCTGGCGTTCGAGGGGTATCTCCAGTTTGCCTCGATCGGGCAGGAGTCTCGACTAGGCGGCGTCATCAACCTCTCGATGGTGAAGCAAATCGGGCCGGTGCTGGCGGCGGTGATGCTCGCGGGGCGCGTCGGGTGCGCGCTCGCGGCGGAACTCGGAACGATGCGTGTCACCGAGCAACTCGACGCGATGCGGGCGATGGCGTCGGATCCGATTCGGGTGCTGGCGGTCCCGAGGTTTGTGGCCTGCGTGGCGATGATCCCGGCACTCTCGGTTGTGTCGAACCTGTGCGGCGTCTTGGGTGGGTATCTCGTGACGACGAAGTTCTACGACGCCGACCCGAGCGCGTACTGGCGATTCTCGGCCCAGTTCATCAATGGGTACGACATCCTGAGCGGGCTGATCAAGAGCGTGTTCTTTGGCGGGGCGATCGGGACGATCGCGTGCTACAAGGGCTTCACGTGCGACGCGGGGGCGGAGGGCGTGGGGCGCGCGACGACGGAGGCGTTCGTCGCGAGTTTCATCGCGATCATCATCCTGAGCCTGGTGCTGGCGAAGGTGCTCAACGACATCGACCTGATGATCACCGGCGGGGTGCAGTCGGTGTTCAACTGA
- a CDS encoding AI-2E family transporter, whose product MPEREPSKKTSTWEHLHVWQIQPVRDGLVVAAVLSIFWLGYKLSVVTVPMLLALALAYLFEPLVGWMTRSKHVSRNGAALGIIIAFAAFVITPVVIGTGFATVQGVRYVQRMVGDVDELIVSLDRPNDAEARERVRANGKTWLKVRDYVVEQEERRRQQQERQAEELKIPPSEDTKPESSNESTKSAERPTLLSDTIRQTIEGTPAKPAENADAWPSGGSVIAPTESTPNTAEASTPSVAPASGAIKPSHPIPVGVVSPSGEPSDVYAFLRSSIVWMRNNMADIGQKALKSGAGAVGLLSGLVGSIWKIGFTAFLTAFFFYFFCTGFGRVIAFWQGLIPQRKKGRVIELAQKMDRVIAGFVRGRITISALMVVWYSLGFWLIGVPAPLVVGTAVGLSVLVPYLAGAVGVPLAILLMALEPPGAAGSWRNEWWWIVGSPIVVFAIAQALDDYVLTPRIQGKTTNMDTPTILFASIAGGSLMGVYGLLIAIPLAACIKILIIEVFWPRFRAWSHGKAPDVLPISER is encoded by the coding sequence ATGCCCGAACGAGAACCGTCGAAGAAAACCTCGACGTGGGAGCATCTGCACGTCTGGCAGATCCAGCCGGTGCGCGACGGGCTGGTGGTGGCGGCGGTGCTCTCGATCTTCTGGCTGGGGTACAAACTGAGCGTCGTGACGGTGCCGATGCTGCTGGCGCTCGCGCTCGCGTATCTCTTTGAGCCGCTCGTTGGGTGGATGACGCGTTCGAAGCATGTGAGCCGGAACGGGGCGGCGTTGGGGATCATCATCGCGTTTGCCGCCTTCGTGATCACGCCTGTCGTCATCGGGACGGGCTTCGCGACCGTGCAGGGCGTGCGATACGTCCAGCGGATGGTGGGGGACGTGGACGAGTTGATCGTCTCGCTCGATCGCCCGAATGATGCCGAGGCACGCGAGCGTGTGCGGGCCAACGGGAAGACATGGCTGAAGGTCCGCGACTACGTGGTCGAGCAGGAGGAACGCCGGCGCCAGCAGCAGGAGCGCCAGGCAGAGGAACTCAAGATCCCGCCATCCGAGGACACCAAACCCGAATCATCGAACGAGTCCACCAAGAGCGCGGAGCGTCCGACACTTCTCTCGGACACAATCCGCCAGACGATTGAAGGGACGCCCGCCAAGCCCGCCGAGAACGCCGACGCGTGGCCGAGCGGCGGGAGCGTGATCGCTCCCACCGAGTCAACACCCAACACCGCCGAGGCCAGCACACCGAGTGTCGCTCCGGCATCTGGCGCCATCAAACCCTCGCACCCGATTCCCGTCGGCGTGGTGAGCCCCTCGGGCGAGCCCTCAGATGTCTATGCCTTCCTGCGCTCTTCGATCGTGTGGATGCGCAACAACATGGCCGACATCGGGCAGAAGGCGCTCAAGAGCGGCGCGGGAGCCGTCGGCCTCCTGAGCGGGCTGGTTGGTTCGATCTGGAAGATCGGGTTCACGGCGTTTCTGACGGCGTTCTTCTTCTACTTCTTCTGCACCGGTTTCGGCCGCGTGATCGCCTTCTGGCAGGGGCTCATCCCCCAGCGAAAGAAAGGCCGCGTGATCGAACTCGCGCAGAAGATGGACCGCGTGATCGCCGGGTTCGTCCGTGGTCGCATCACGATTTCCGCATTGATGGTCGTGTGGTACTCCCTCGGGTTCTGGCTGATCGGCGTGCCTGCGCCGCTGGTCGTGGGGACGGCCGTGGGCCTGAGCGTGCTCGTGCCGTATCTCGCCGGGGCGGTCGGCGTCCCGCTCGCGATCCTGCTCATGGCTCTCGAGCCACCGGGCGCCGCGGGAAGTTGGCGCAACGAGTGGTGGTGGATCGTCGGCTCGCCGATCGTCGTCTTCGCGATCGCGCAGGCCCTCGATGACTATGTGCTCACGCCGCGGATCCAGGGGAAGACGACGAACATGGACACGCCGACGATCCTGTTCGCGTCGATCGCGGGCGGGTCGCTCATGGGCGTGTATGGCCTCTTGATCGCGATCCCGCTCGCCGCGTGCATCAAGATCCTCATCATCGAGGTCTTCTGGCCGAGGTTCCGCGCGTGGAGCCATGGCAAGGCGCCGGACGTGCTCCCGATCTCCGAGCGATAA
- a CDS encoding cytochrome C oxidase subunit IV family protein: MSHTNDPSQAFDVLDPHGFEQPGHGQHHSHVIVGPFTLRNILVALLFLTLLTVGQAQAEAYLAHAFHIEFPRWVNVVFCMGIAVVKALLVMAYFMQLKYDNPLNTVVMAVTLFAFILFLGFTSIDLGSRGMIYAEKGGQLQRGGIAQGGMKNVADGHAIVTDSRERWLKEWGPEKFAELEAHASHAHAAEHHTTRSDRDRSRPSTGISGVIPGVAAPDHGTSSHGAAEHAPASH, encoded by the coding sequence ATGTCCCACACCAACGACCCATCCCAGGCCTTCGACGTGCTCGACCCCCATGGCTTTGAGCAGCCAGGCCATGGCCAGCACCACTCCCACGTCATCGTCGGGCCCTTCACCCTGCGCAACATCCTCGTCGCGCTCCTGTTCCTGACGCTCCTCACCGTGGGTCAGGCGCAGGCCGAGGCCTATCTCGCCCACGCCTTCCACATCGAGTTCCCACGATGGGTCAACGTCGTCTTCTGTATGGGCATCGCCGTCGTCAAGGCCCTCCTCGTCATGGCCTACTTCATGCAACTCAAGTACGACAACCCTCTCAACACCGTCGTCATGGCTGTCACCCTTTTCGCCTTCATTCTCTTCCTCGGCTTCACGTCCATCGATCTCGGCAGCCGCGGCATGATCTACGCCGAGAAGGGCGGCCAACTCCAACGCGGCGGCATCGCTCAGGGCGGCATGAAAAATGTCGCCGATGGACACGCGATCGTCACCGACAGCCGCGAGCGTTGGCTCAAGGAGTGGGGCCCCGAAAAGTTCGCCGAACTCGAGGCCCATGCTTCGCATGCCCACGCCGCCGAGCACCACACAACCCGCAGCGACCGCGATCGCTCTCGCCCCTCCACGGGCATCTCCGGAGTCATCCCCGGCGTCGCCGCGCCAGATCACGGTACATCCAGCCATGGCGCCGCCGAGCACGCTCCCGCTAGCCACTGA
- a CDS encoding OmpA family protein, translated as MKKRNGVRAIVVVGGLVGMVLGLTGCVSQSEVDRLSAMNRSLQNQNATLQREVTDLTSERDRLSQGIGRGEGTMSDLLAQNSSLKSQLDRALADYRDLQRSMSDIQFGPLDATTAAALEDLAARYPDLIAFDASRGMLRFNSDLTFASGSAEVKSEARPALQALSQVLNSPAANGYEVWIEGHTDSQRIANPATLRQHPTNRALSAHRAIAVIDQLSQFSVNPAKMMAAGWGEYRPAVANNSNGNTPANRRVEIYLARARESGASTTNVQGQPEKVSQPERGIDVTK; from the coding sequence ATGAAGAAGCGAAACGGAGTGCGGGCGATCGTGGTCGTGGGCGGGCTTGTGGGCATGGTCCTTGGTCTGACGGGGTGCGTCAGCCAGAGCGAGGTGGATCGTCTGAGCGCGATGAATCGCTCGCTCCAGAACCAGAACGCCACGCTCCAGCGCGAGGTGACGGACCTGACCTCGGAGCGTGACCGCCTGAGCCAGGGGATCGGTCGCGGCGAGGGGACGATGTCGGACCTGCTCGCCCAGAACAGTTCGCTCAAGTCGCAGTTAGATCGGGCGCTCGCGGACTATCGCGATCTCCAGCGGTCGATGAGCGATATCCAGTTCGGGCCACTCGACGCGACGACGGCGGCGGCGCTCGAGGATCTCGCGGCTCGATACCCGGACCTGATCGCGTTCGATGCGAGCCGCGGGATGCTGCGGTTCAACTCGGATCTCACGTTTGCATCCGGATCGGCGGAGGTCAAGAGCGAGGCCCGGCCGGCGCTGCAGGCGTTGTCGCAGGTGCTGAACTCGCCGGCGGCGAACGGGTATGAGGTGTGGATCGAGGGTCACACCGACTCGCAGCGGATCGCCAACCCCGCGACGCTCCGCCAGCACCCGACGAACCGGGCGCTCTCGGCACACCGGGCGATCGCGGTCATCGACCAGTTGTCTCAGTTCAGCGTCAACCCGGCGAAAATGATGGCGGCGGGTTGGGGCGAATATCGCCCGGCCGTGGCGAACAACTCCAATGGGAACACGCCGGCGAATCGTCGCGTGGAGATCTATCTGGCCAGGGCCCGGGAGTCTGGCGCGTCGACCACAAACGTGCAGGGACAGCCCGAGAAGGTGTCGCAGCCCGAGCGAGGGATCGACGTCACAAAGTGA
- the ffh gene encoding signal recognition particle protein — protein MFDRLTDTFQGLYKKLAGQSELSEKNVKDAIGEVRGALLEADVHVDVVNSFCDRVVKESLGHEVTKGLNPAQEIVGVVHRELVRLLGGTAEDAEAGPAATLPPPIMRMSPGPTVIMMCGLQGSGKTTTCGKLAAYLKKRGRSVMLAAADLQRPAAVEQLETVAKQVQAEMSGGAQVSFYAEPEKVAEYGKAVGVAVDVCRRALAAAREKGIDTLILDTAGRLHVNDALMGELAQVNRAVSPHHIFLVVDSMTGQDALASAKAFHSQLEVDGLILTKFDSDTRGGAALSARSVTGAIIKFVGVGEKLDALEEFHAVRAAGRILGMGDVVSLVEKAQQEVSEEEAQELNKKLAKGQMGFDDFLKQLKALRRMGPMRQILGMLPGVGSALKDFNLDEKHLDRVEAMISSMTQREKNDAELIDMSRRKRIARGSGVGVEEVTQLVKQFSAVNKMSKQMASMSAMDKIRAVKEMGGTGGIGSMFPGMSMPGMPKLKGSSAGGGGGKSRFKKRK, from the coding sequence ATGTTCGATCGCCTGACCGACACGTTCCAGGGCCTGTACAAGAAACTCGCGGGCCAGTCCGAACTCTCCGAGAAGAACGTCAAGGACGCGATCGGCGAGGTGCGCGGCGCGCTCCTCGAGGCCGACGTCCACGTCGACGTCGTCAACTCGTTCTGCGATCGCGTCGTCAAGGAGTCCCTCGGGCACGAGGTGACCAAGGGGCTGAACCCGGCGCAGGAGATCGTCGGCGTTGTCCACCGCGAGCTCGTCCGTTTGCTCGGCGGCACCGCCGAGGATGCCGAGGCCGGGCCGGCCGCCACGCTCCCGCCGCCGATCATGCGGATGAGCCCCGGGCCGACCGTGATCATGATGTGCGGCCTGCAAGGGTCGGGAAAGACGACGACATGCGGCAAGCTCGCGGCGTACCTGAAGAAGCGCGGGCGCAGCGTGATGCTCGCCGCGGCGGACCTTCAGCGCCCCGCCGCCGTGGAGCAGTTGGAGACGGTGGCGAAACAGGTCCAGGCCGAGATGTCCGGCGGGGCGCAGGTGAGTTTCTACGCCGAGCCGGAGAAGGTCGCGGAGTATGGCAAAGCCGTCGGCGTCGCGGTGGATGTGTGCCGTCGTGCGCTCGCCGCCGCTCGCGAGAAGGGGATCGACACGCTGATCCTCGATACCGCGGGTCGCCTGCACGTCAACGATGCGCTCATGGGTGAACTCGCCCAGGTCAATCGGGCCGTCTCGCCGCACCACATCTTTCTTGTCGTGGACTCGATGACGGGCCAGGATGCGCTCGCCTCGGCGAAAGCCTTCCACAGCCAGCTCGAAGTCGATGGCTTGATCCTCACCAAGTTCGATTCCGACACGCGCGGCGGTGCCGCTCTCTCGGCGCGTTCGGTCACGGGCGCGATCATCAAGTTCGTGGGTGTGGGCGAGAAACTCGACGCGCTCGAGGAGTTCCACGCCGTGCGTGCCGCGGGGCGGATCCTCGGCATGGGCGACGTGGTCTCGCTCGTCGAGAAGGCCCAGCAGGAAGTCTCCGAAGAAGAGGCCCAGGAACTCAACAAGAAACTCGCCAAGGGGCAGATGGGTTTCGACGACTTCCTCAAGCAACTCAAGGCCCTGCGACGGATGGGACCGATGCGCCAGATCCTCGGCATGCTCCCGGGCGTCGGCTCGGCGCTCAAGGACTTCAACCTCGACGAGAAGCACCTCGACCGCGTCGAGGCGATGATCTCGTCGATGACGCAAAGGGAAAAGAACGACGCCGAACTCATCGACATGTCGCGCCGCAAGCGTATTGCAAGGGGCAGTGGCGTCGGAGTCGAGGAGGTCACCCAACTCGTCAAGCAGTTTTCCGCCGTCAACAAGATGAGCAAGCAGATGGCGTCGATGTCGGCGATGGACAAGATCCGCGCGGTGAAGGAAATGGGCGGCACGGGTGGTATCGGGTCGATGTTCCCGGGGATGTCCATGCCCGGCATGCCCAAACTCAAGGGATCATCCGCGGGCGGCGGCGGGGGCAAGTCACGCTTCAAGAAGCGCAAGTGA
- a CDS encoding cytochrome c oxidase subunit 3, producing the protein MTTLDAHTHNPADPNSPAFARYKHGHHWRSQAEEFDGTKLGFWLFLSTEVLLFAGIFCAYAIFRMLYPEAWAEGSSQLDWRFGGANTIVLLLSSYTMAAAIYSCQTGKFARMRINLLITIACGILFLAIKFLFEYTPKWSGWFFFLDPHLADVHHTKEALGGLFKFVEGYGGKRPGQFFDYPFAKDANIPLWWSVYYCGTALHALHVIIGMILIARVYLKSLKMTYGPTYYTGVEIAGLYWHLVDLIWIFLFPLLYLIH; encoded by the coding sequence ATGACCACTCTCGACGCTCACACCCACAACCCGGCGGACCCCAACTCCCCCGCCTTCGCGCGATACAAGCACGGGCACCATTGGCGCTCGCAAGCCGAAGAGTTCGATGGCACGAAACTCGGCTTCTGGCTCTTCCTCTCGACGGAAGTGCTCCTCTTCGCCGGGATCTTCTGCGCCTACGCCATCTTCCGCATGCTCTACCCCGAGGCGTGGGCCGAGGGCTCCAGCCAACTCGACTGGCGCTTCGGCGGCGCGAACACAATCGTCCTGCTTCTCTCGTCGTACACCATGGCCGCCGCCATCTATTCCTGCCAGACTGGCAAGTTCGCCCGCATGAGGATCAATCTCCTCATCACCATCGCCTGTGGCATCCTCTTCCTCGCCATCAAGTTCCTCTTCGAGTACACCCCCAAGTGGTCCGGCTGGTTCTTCTTCCTCGATCCACACCTTGCCGATGTCCACCACACCAAGGAAGCACTCGGTGGGCTCTTCAAGTTCGTCGAGGGCTACGGCGGCAAACGCCCCGGCCAGTTCTTCGACTACCCCTTCGCCAAAGACGCCAACATCCCCCTCTGGTGGTCCGTCTACTACTGCGGCACCGCCCTCCACGCCCTCCACGTCATCATCGGCATGATCCTCATCGCCCGAGTCTATCTCAAGTCACTCAAGATGACCTACGGCCCAACCTACTACACCGGCGTCGAGATCGCCGGCCTCTACTGGCACCTCGTCGACCTCATCTGGATCTTCCTCTTCCCCCTCCTCTACCTCATCCACTAG
- a CDS encoding amidohydrolase family protein, producing the protein MVPGDAGLIRLDLAGIHTLPPGPSTAILELRHAESSPFGVTRARITILALAPTTEFASSSRFASAQRINATDSILIPGLINAHTHLDLTHIGAQPHNADRGFVGFVDLVRAHRASDDEAIARSVSLGIERSLRGGVVGVGDIAGAPRGTPSLVPFQTLAESPLFGTSFLEFFAIGKGEATGMAAIARAVAEAAPRSRGERARLGLQPHATNTVSPRAYGHAITLSRAHDFPLSTHLAETLEEREFIAHASGPQRELLERLGAWDDSILESHGHGRTPVEHLSPILSQAPFIAAHVNDATDADLERLARTHTTVAYCPRAHDYFGARDRLGPHRYTQMIRMGVPVALATDSVINLDPSEAWRLTPLDDARLLYQRDGTNADLLMEMITTTPARAIGLDPTRAELREGGKPYGLALVAVAPDAEGAPPRSPACRVLESMATPELFCIATR; encoded by the coding sequence TTGGTCCCAGGCGATGCCGGTCTGATCCGCCTCGATCTCGCCGGTATCCACACGCTCCCGCCCGGCCCATCGACCGCCATCCTCGAACTCCGCCACGCCGAATCCTCACCCTTCGGCGTCACTCGCGCGCGCATCACGATCCTCGCCCTCGCGCCGACCACCGAGTTTGCAAGTTCTTCGCGCTTTGCCTCCGCCCAACGAATCAACGCCACCGATTCGATCCTCATTCCGGGCCTTATCAACGCGCACACTCACCTCGACCTGACGCACATCGGCGCGCAACCCCACAACGCCGATCGCGGGTTCGTGGGATTCGTGGATCTCGTGCGCGCGCACCGCGCGTCCGACGATGAGGCCATCGCTCGCTCCGTCAGTCTTGGTATCGAGCGCTCGCTCCGCGGCGGCGTCGTCGGCGTGGGCGACATCGCTGGCGCCCCGCGCGGCACGCCCAGCCTCGTCCCATTCCAAACACTTGCCGAATCGCCACTCTTCGGCACGTCGTTCCTCGAGTTCTTCGCCATCGGCAAGGGCGAGGCTACGGGCATGGCCGCCATCGCTCGCGCGGTCGCCGAGGCCGCTCCTCGATCGCGTGGCGAGCGCGCCCGCCTCGGCCTCCAGCCCCACGCCACCAACACCGTCTCACCCCGGGCGTACGGGCACGCGATCACGTTGTCGCGTGCGCACGATTTCCCGCTCTCAACCCATCTCGCCGAGACGCTCGAGGAGCGCGAGTTCATCGCCCACGCCTCCGGCCCACAGCGGGAACTCCTCGAACGCCTCGGCGCTTGGGACGACTCGATTCTCGAATCGCACGGGCACGGCCGGACACCGGTCGAGCACCTCTCGCCGATCCTCAGTCAGGCACCATTCATCGCGGCCCACGTGAACGACGCGACGGACGCCGATCTCGAACGTCTGGCACGAACACACACGACCGTGGCGTATTGCCCACGCGCCCACGACTATTTTGGTGCCCGTGACCGATTGGGCCCGCATCGCTACACGCAGATGATCCGAATGGGTGTGCCGGTCGCCCTCGCGACGGATTCGGTGATCAATCTCGATCCGAGCGAGGCCTGGCGTCTGACGCCGCTGGACGATGCCCGCTTGCTGTACCAACGAGACGGGACGAACGCGGACCTGCTGATGGAGATGATCACCACCACCCCAGCGCGTGCGATCGGACTTGATCCAACTCGTGCGGAACTGCGCGAAGGCGGCAAACCGTATGGATTGGCACTGGTGGCGGTCGCACCCGATGCCGAGGGCGCGCCGCCGAGATCACCCGCGTGCCGTGTGCTTGAATCGATGGCCACACCAGAGTTGTTCTGCATCGCGACACGATAA
- a CDS encoding DNA-3-methyladenine glycosylase encodes MPRPSRDFYDVDAQTLAERLIGMVLVRATTHGSRLAGRIVETEAYLGPIDRACHTFGGRRTERNETMWGPVGHAYVYLTYGMHHMLNVVCVEPREGQGGAAVLIRALEPIEGTSLMAEHRGLSAPRSLCSGPGKLCQALRIDRALDSTDLVTSDVLWLELGDRPADWRVIRCSRIGVDNAGVWATRRLRWLVRAHPHVSVRAKSERAKSPSARASTTSSVNRKVGRRRPQ; translated from the coding sequence ATGCCCAGACCCTCTCGCGATTTCTATGACGTCGATGCCCAGACGCTCGCCGAGCGATTGATTGGGATGGTGCTCGTACGCGCCACAACACACGGCTCGCGGTTGGCGGGCCGAATCGTCGAGACCGAGGCCTATCTCGGGCCCATCGATCGCGCCTGCCACACGTTTGGCGGGCGGCGGACCGAACGCAACGAGACCATGTGGGGTCCCGTCGGGCACGCATACGTCTACTTGACCTATGGCATGCACCACATGCTCAACGTCGTCTGTGTCGAGCCTCGGGAAGGGCAAGGTGGGGCAGCGGTCTTGATCCGGGCGCTCGAACCGATCGAGGGGACCTCACTCATGGCAGAGCACCGCGGGCTGTCGGCGCCGAGATCACTCTGCAGCGGCCCCGGCAAGTTGTGCCAGGCGCTCCGGATCGATCGCGCCCTCGACTCGACAGATCTCGTCACGAGCGACGTCCTCTGGCTGGAACTCGGCGATCGCCCGGCGGATTGGCGAGTGATCCGTTGCTCCAGAATCGGTGTGGACAACGCCGGAGTGTGGGCCACGCGACGCCTCCGCTGGCTGGTGCGCGCGCACCCGCACGTCAGCGTCCGCGCCAAGAGCGAGCGGGCGAAATCCCCATCAGCGCGAGCCTCGACGACATCGAGTGTGAATCGGAAAGTGGGACGACGACGCCCCCAATGA
- a CDS encoding cbb3-type cytochrome c oxidase subunit I → MSTIDTSRAKPHAASHGHHDESYLASRGSLFSNIWDWCTTVDHKKIGVMYLFAVLILFFIGGLAAILVRLELFEPTRVVGGKVVGSLFQSLTAPEATSTAAGNNWYNRTFTLHGAIMVFMVIVPSVPASLGNFFLPIQIGAKDVAFPRLNLLSWYIYVIGSIFAVLSIILGGVDTGWTFYTPYSTLTDLGFSRVAIMVFAVFVLGFSSILTGLNFVVTVHKLRAPGMGWFDMPLFIWGVYSTAIIQVLATPVIGITLLLLCMERLFRIGIFDPSLGGDPVLYQHFFWFYSHPVVYVMILPGMAIISELIAVHARKRIFGYRAVAFASLGIAAVSFLVWGHHMFTGMGEMASFIFSGLTFLVAIPTAVKVFNWIATLYKGSIAINTPMLYALIFLFLFTIGGLTGLPLATLATDVHLHDSYFVVAHFHYVMMGGTIMAFVGGIHHWWPKMFGKMYAEKPAMVAAILVFIGFNLTFIPQFLMGAQGMPRRYASYVDDFHIYHQLSTYGSFLLLVGFLLHAFVLVHSLVAGKKAPANPWGGLTLEWATDSPPIAHNFHHEPIVTHGPYDYDSVVPPHWDPKDYPLPDQKQVAQIHAGH, encoded by the coding sequence ATGAGCACGATCGACACATCCAGAGCCAAGCCCCACGCGGCCTCGCACGGGCACCACGACGAGAGTTACCTCGCCTCCCGGGGCAGCCTCTTCTCCAACATCTGGGACTGGTGCACCACAGTCGACCATAAAAAGATCGGCGTGATGTACCTCTTCGCTGTCCTGATCCTCTTCTTCATCGGTGGGCTCGCCGCCATCCTCGTTCGCCTCGAACTCTTCGAGCCGACACGCGTCGTCGGCGGCAAGGTCGTTGGCTCGCTCTTCCAGTCGCTCACCGCCCCCGAGGCCACCAGCACCGCCGCCGGCAACAACTGGTACAACCGAACCTTCACCCTCCACGGCGCGATCATGGTCTTCATGGTCATCGTCCCCAGCGTCCCCGCCTCCCTCGGCAACTTCTTCCTCCCCATCCAGATCGGCGCCAAGGACGTCGCCTTCCCGCGCCTCAACCTGCTCTCCTGGTACATCTACGTCATCGGCTCCATCTTCGCCGTCCTCTCCATCATCCTTGGCGGCGTCGACACCGGCTGGACCTTCTACACCCCCTACTCCACACTGACCGATCTCGGCTTCTCCCGCGTCGCCATCATGGTCTTCGCGGTCTTCGTCCTGGGTTTCTCCTCCATCCTCACCGGGCTGAACTTCGTCGTCACCGTCCACAAACTCCGTGCCCCCGGCATGGGCTGGTTCGACATGCCCCTCTTCATCTGGGGCGTCTACTCCACCGCCATCATCCAGGTCCTCGCCACCCCCGTCATCGGGATCACGCTCCTGCTCCTCTGCATGGAGCGGCTCTTCCGCATCGGCATCTTCGATCCCTCTCTCGGCGGCGACCCCGTTCTTTATCAGCACTTCTTCTGGTTCTACTCCCACCCCGTCGTCTACGTCATGATCCTCCCGGGGATGGCCATCATCTCCGAGCTCATCGCCGTTCACGCCCGCAAGCGGATCTTCGGCTATCGCGCCGTCGCGTTTGCCTCCCTGGGCATCGCCGCCGTCTCCTTCCTCGTCTGGGGACACCACATGTTCACGGGCATGGGCGAGATGGCCTCCTTCATCTTCTCGGGGCTCACCTTCCTCGTCGCGATTCCCACCGCCGTCAAGGTCTTCAACTGGATCGCCACGCTCTACAAGGGCTCGATCGCCATCAACACCCCGATGCTCTACGCCCTCATCTTCCTCTTCCTTTTCACAATCGGCGGGCTCACCGGACTCCCCCTCGCGACACTCGCGACCGACGTCCATCTCCACGATTCCTACTTCGTCGTCGCCCACTTCCACTACGTCATGATGGGCGGCACGATCATGGCCTTCGTCGGCGGGATCCACCACTGGTGGCCGAAGATGTTCGGCAAGATGTACGCCGAGAAGCCCGCGATGGTCGCCGCCATCCTCGTCTTCATCGGATTCAATCTCACCTTCATTCCCCAGTTCCTCATGGGCGCCCAGGGCATGCCCCGCCGATACGCGTCGTACGTCGATGACTTCCACATCTATCACCAACTCTCGACCTATGGCTCCTTCCTCCTCCTCGTCGGCTTCCTTCTCCACGCGTTCGTGCTTGTCCACTCCCTCGTCGCAGGGAAGAAGGCCCCCGCGAATCCCTGGGGTGGCCTCACCCTCGAGTGGGCCACCGACTCGCCCCCGATCGCCCACAACTTCCACCACGAGCCGATCGTGACCCACGGCCCATACGACTACGACTCGGTCGTCCCGCCACACTGGGATCCCAAGGACTACCCACTCCCCGACCAGAAGCAGGTCGCCCAGATCCACGCCGGCCACTGA